A single genomic interval of Rutidosis leptorrhynchoides isolate AG116_Rl617_1_P2 unplaced genomic scaffold, CSIRO_AGI_Rlap_v1 contig104, whole genome shotgun sequence harbors:
- the LOC139881017 gene encoding LOW QUALITY PROTEIN: pentatricopeptide repeat-containing protein At3g22690-like (The sequence of the model RefSeq protein was modified relative to this genomic sequence to represent the inferred CDS: deleted 1 base in 1 codon; substituted 1 base at 1 genomic stop codon) translates to MATVNLLPLLLPISTSVLQTERKTITTKHQSRNESLNSCKTMNELMQLQCHYTKQGFNNDLSTVTKLITTYTQMGSLESLQYARKAFDFFREDNEVTGTLFMYNSLIRGYSFAGLIDEAVLLYIQMVGDGILPDKFTFPFVLSSCAKMAAYSEGIQFHATLVKMGLEDDVFIQNSLIHFYGECDKLKYGRKVFDKMGERNVVSWTSLICGYARRDCPSEAVSLFFEMVDVGVAPNSVTMVCVISACAKLQDAALCERMSSFISKSGLKVNGHMVNALIDMYMKCGAFDNGKRLFNECDDKNLVLFNTIMSNYIRQGLATEALDILHQMLRCELKPDRVTMLSAISASAQLGDITSGKSCHNYVLRNGLENWDNICNALIDLYMKCGEQEVACNIFDRMSNKTVISWNTMISGLVRNGDVESAQAIFREMPESDLVSWNTIIDGFVRESMFEEAIQLFREMQSSGIKADRVTMVAVASACGYLGSPNLANWIYAFIEKNRIHRDMQLDTTLVDMFARCGSTQSAMRVFDKMEKKDVSTWTAAIEAMAMEGNGTHALELFDEMLKQGLKPDAVIFSVLLTACSHSGLLEQGRNIFLSMKDIHGISPNIVHYGCMVDLLGRAGMLEEALDFVKSMPIEPNDVVWGSLLSSCRMHNNVEIAAYAAERISKLAPEKTGTHVLLSNIYASAGIWTNVAKVRLNMKEQGIHKVPGSSSIELNGKINEFTSADESHPDMSKIESMLDEISCXVKVAGHVPDLSNVLLDVDDQEKEYLLGRHSEKLAMAFGLISTKQGMPIRVVKNLRMCSDCHSFAKLLSKIYSREIIVRDNNRFHFFRQGTCSCCDYW, encoded by the exons ATGGCCACCGTGAATCTTTTACCTCTGCTCTTACCCATCTCAACTTCCGTCCTCCAAACTGAACGTAAAAcgataacaaccaaacaccaatctCGAAATGAATCTCTCAACAGTTGCAAAACCATGAATGAACTTATGCAGTTACAGTGTCACTACACAAAACAAGGATTTAACAATGACCTTTCTACTGTTACGAAGCTTATTACTACTTACACTCAAATGGGATCTCTTGAGAGCTTGCAATATGCTCGAAAAGCTTTCGACTTTTTCAGAGAAGATAATGAAGTCACCGGAACTTTGTTCATGTATAATTCTTTGATAAGAGGTTACTCTTTTGCAGGGTTGATTGATGAAGCGGTTTTGCTTTATATTCAAATGGTTGGCGATGGAATTTTGCCTGATAAGTTTACATTTCCGTTTGTGTTAAGTTCCTGTGCGAAGATGGCAGCTTATAGTGAAGGAATTCAGTTTCATGCTACTCTAGTTAAGATGGGTTTAGAGGATGATGTGTTCATTCAGAATTCACTGATTCATTTTTATGGCGAGTGCGACAAACTCAAATATGGTCgcaaggtgtttgataaaatgggTGAAAGAAATGTTGTTTCATGGACTAGTTTAATTTGCGGTTATGCGAGAAGGGATTGTCCAAGTGAGGCTGTTTCTCTGTTTTTTGAAATGGTTGATGTGGGTGTTGCTCCGAATTCAGTAACAATGGTGTGTGTGATTTCTGCTTGCGCAAAGCTGCAAGATGCTGCTTTATGTGAAAGAATGAGCTCCTTTATAAGCAAGTCAGGACTAAAGGTTAATGGCCACATGGTGAATGCTCTTATTGATATGTACATGAAATGTGGAGCTTTTGATAATGGAAAGCGACTTTTCAACGAATGTGATGATAAAAACTTGGTTCTTTTCAATACAATCATGTCAAATTATATTCGCCAAGGATTAGCAACTGAAGCACTGGATATCTTGCATCAAATGCTGAGATGTGAGCTGAAGCCTGATAGAGTAACTATGTTATCAGCAATATCAGCAAGTGCACAATTAGGCGATATCACTTCTGGGAAGTCGTGTCACAATTATGTTTTGAGGAATGGACTAGAAAATTGGGACAACATTTGCAACGCCCTAATTGATTTGTACATGAAGTGTGGCGAACAAGAGGTAGCATGTAATATTTTTGACCGCATGTCGAACAAAACCGTTATTTCGTGGAACACCATGATTTCTGGTTTAGTTAGAAATGGGGACGTGGAGTCAGCTCAGGCAATATTCAGAGAGATGCCAGAGAGCGATCTCGTGTCCTGGAACACCATTATCGATGGATTTGTACGAGAAAGTATGTTTGAGGAAGCAATTCAGTTATTCAGAGAAATGCAGAGTAGTGGGATTAAGGCCGATAGAGTGACAATGGTGGCCGTTGCATCGGCCTGTGGTTATCTCGGATCACCTAATCTCGCAAACTGGATTTATGCTTTTATAGAGAAGAATAGAATCCATCGTGATATGCAGCTCGACACTACCTTGGTCGATATGTTCGCCAGGTGTGGCTCTACACAAAGTGCGATGAGAGTTTTCGATAAAATGGAG AAAAAAGATGTGTCAACTTGGACTGCTGCTATCGAAGCTATGGCCATGGAGGGAAATGGTACACATGCTTTAGAGCTTTTCGATGAGATGCTCAAACAAGGATTAAAACCGGACGCAGTTATCTTTTCAGTTCTACTAACAGCATGCAGCCACTCAGGATTACTAGAACAAGGTCGGAATATCTTTCTGTCAATGAAAGACATCCATGGAATTTCTCCTAATATTGTCCACTATGGATGCATGGTTGATTTGCTTGGCCGTGCTGGAATGTTAGAAGAAGCTTTGGATTTCGTAAAGAGTATGCCAATTGAACCTAACGACGTAGTTTGGGGTTCTCTTCTTTCGTCTTGCCGGATGCACAATAATGTCGAAATAGCTGCTTACGCAGCTGAAAGAATATCGAAATTAGCTCCCGAGAAGACAGGAACTCACGTGCTTCTTTCAAACATATACGCATCAGCTGGTATATGGACAAATGTTGCGAAAGTGAGACTAAATATGAAAGAGCAAGGTATTCATAAAGTTCCTGGATCAAGCTCAATTGAACTGAACGGAAAAATTAACGAGTTTACTTCTGCCGACGAATCACATCCTGACATGAGTAAGATTGAATCAATGTTAGATGAAATAAGCTGTTGAGTCAAGGTTGCTGGCCATGTTCCTGATTTATCTAATGTTCTGCTTGACGTAGACGACCAAGAGAAAGAATACTTGCTTGGTCGGCATAGTGAGAAACTAGCTATGGCTTTTGGGCTAATTAGCACGAAACAAGGAATGCCTATTCGTGTTGTTAAGAATCTAAGGATGTGCTCCGATTGCCACTCATTTGCTAAACTATTGTCTAAGATATACTCCCGTGAAATCATTGTTAGGGACAATAACAGGTTTCACTTTTTTCGGCAGGGAACCTGTTCTTGTTGTGATTATTGGTAA